Below is a window of Pseudomonas monteilii DNA.
AGCCTGCAAGGGCACCCGTGGCAGGCGCGCCGCTCGAGCTGGGCACCTCGACCGTGGTCGGTGACTGGCTGGGCGACGCCCGCCAGGATCGGGTGTTCGAGCACGCCGGTGCCCGTGACGTAATCCGTCGCGAGGAATTCCAGCGCAGTGGCGCCGCGACCGCCCGGGACGTACTCGACCGCATGCCGGGGGTCAACGCGCCCGAGAACAACGGCACCGGTGGCCATGACCTGGCGCTGAACTTCGGCATCCGCGGTCTCAACCCACGACTGGCCTCACGCTCCACGGTGCTGATGGACGGCATTCCAGTGCCCTTCGCGCCGTACGGGCAGCCTCAGTTGTCACTGGCCCCGATCAGCCTGGGCAACATGGACGCGGTGGACGTGGTGCGCGGCGGCGGCGCGGTGCGCTATGGCCCGCAGAACGTCGGAGGCATCGTCAACTTCGTCACCCGTGCGATCCCCGAGGCGCCCACGCTCAAGGCCTCCATGACCAACCGCATCAGCCCTTCGTCGAGCCATGATGGCTTCAAGAACACCGCCAACCTGCTGGCCGGTGGCACCAACGACAACGGGCTGGGCGGTGCGCTGCTGTACTCCGGCACCCGTGGCGGTGACTGGCGCGAACACAGCGACACCCAGATCGACGACCTCATCCTCAAGAGCGCGCTGCAGCTGGACGAGGCCAACAGCCTGCATGCCATGGCGCAGTACTACGAAGGCGAGGCAGACATGGCAGGAGGCCTGAGCAAAGCCGATTTCGACGCCGATCCCTATCAGTCGACTCGCCCCAAGGACAAGTTCTGGGGCCGCCGGACGTTGTTCAACGTGGGCTACGATTACCGTCAGGACGACCGTCAGTTCAGCGTCAACAGCTTCTTCACCAAGACCTTGCGCAGTGGCTACCTGGACCAGGGCAACTTCGTGTCCCTGTCGCCGCGCGAGTACTGGGTACGCGGCCTGGAGACGCGGTTCTCGCAAGGCATCGCCCTCGGCGACAGCTGGCACGAGCTGGGCGTCGGTTATCGCTACGTCAACGAATCCGGCCATGAGCTGCGCTTTCGCGAGGCCCCGGGCGCCGACCTGCCGACCACGGCCAGCCGTAACGATCGCGACACCCGTGGGCACACCGAAGCCCACGCCGTGTACCTGGACGATCGCATCGACATCGGTCGCTGGACGCTGACCCCAGGCATCCGCTACGAAATGATCGATTCCGAGCAGAACAATGCCCTCAGTGGCAGGCGCTACCAGGGCGACTACACGACCGCGCTGCCTGCGTTGAACGTGCTCTATCACCTGAGCGAGCGCTGGAACCTGTACGCCAACACCGAAGGCTCCTTCGGCAGCGTGCAGTACAGCCAGATGCCCAACCGCGTCAGCAGTGGCGAAGTGAAGCCGGAAAAGGCCCGCACCTGGGAAATCGGCACGCGCTACGACAGCGGCGACCTGCAAGCCGAACTGGGGCTGTTCCTGATCAACTTCGACAACCAGTACGAAAGCAACCAGACCAACGACTCGGTGATCGCCCGTGGCGAGACGCGCCACCAAGGCCTTGAAACCCGTGTGCGCTATGCGCTGGATGGCCTCGACCCGCGCCTGGCCGGCTTCGACGTGCACGCCAGCTACGCCTTCGTCGATGCGCGCATTCGCGAGGACGGGCCCAACAAGGGCAACCGCGTGCCCTTCTCTTCACGTCACAAGGGCGACCTGGGCGTGGGCTACAGCGAAGGGCCCTGGCAGGCCAACCTCGATGTCAGCTTCCAGGACGGCCAGTTCGCCGACAATGCCAACACCCGTGCCGAAAGCGCCGACGGCAGCACGGGAAGAATCCCGGGGTACATGTTGGCCAGTACCCGCGTGGCCTATGACTTCGGCCCCGAGTTGTCGAACCTGAACGTCGCCCTGGGGGTGAAGAACCTGTTCAACCGCGAGTATTACACCCGCTCGTTCGATGACAACAACAAGGGCAAGTACGTCGGGGAGCCGCGCACACTGTACCTGCAGACGTCCGTCGAGTTCTGACCGCATCACGCAACCCTCGACGGCCGGTAAATACCTTTTGCAACAGGACATTTATCTGGCGAAGGGGGTTGAATTCTATGCACTTTCCCCCGACCTTGGAGTCAAGAGGCAATAGATCCCTTGGCTTTTTCGGCCAGGGCAAGGGCCTCTTGCGAGCCAGCTGAATAAGGATTGAACCATGCAGATCCAGGTCAACAGCAGCAATCAAATCGAAGGCGGCATCCGTCTCAACGACTGGGTGACCAGCACCCTGCAAAGCGCGCTCGAACGCTACGAGGAAGACCTGACCCGCATCGAGGTGCACCTGAGCGACGAAAACGGTGGCAAGTCCGGGGCCGACGACAAGCGTTGCCAGCTCGAAGCACGACCCAAGGGACACCAGCCGATCTCCGTGACCCACAACGCCCCCTCGCTCGAGCTGGCCATCGATGGCGCCGCCGAGAAGCTCGACCATGCGCTGGAGCACCTGTACGGCAAGCTGCGTGACAAGCGCGCGGTGCCGGAACTGATCGAAGACCCGGACCTGAAAGACCCGGAAGACGCCGAAGAACTGGAAGGCCTGCAGGACCTGCAAGACCAAGAAGAGGCCAAGGCCTCGAAAGCCTGACCGATGCACCGGACGCCGGGCTTCGCGCCCTGCGTCCAGTCTGGCGTGAACCAACGCCCGTTGTCGCCGGTCTATCCTTACACGTCCCTCGCCACAGAACCGGCACCATGCACAACCCGTTCAACCTCATCAGCGATGCCTTCGCCCCGCGCTATCGGGTCAACCTGAGCATCGAACGACTCGACGGCAGCATCATGCTGACCTTGTCCACCGAGCATGGCGTGGCCGCCAAGCGCCTGATCACCCCTGAGCAACGCAACGACCCTCAGCGCCTTCAGCGCATGATCGACCGCATTCGCCTGGACCTCGCCTCCGAGCAGGCGGGAGGTACCCTGCCTCTGCTGACAGGCCTGCCCCGCTCGCCCGCCTCGTCCACACCCGTGACCGGCGTCGCCCTCTGAGCACCACGCCTGTCATCGGCAGTTGATCATTTGCCGTCGTCCAGGTCCTTGCCGTGTGCATCGAGCACGCGCGCCGAGGGGTAGCGATACGAGGCATAGCGCACCACCAGGATGGAAAACGCCAGCAGCAGGATGCCGCCGCACAGGTACAGCAGCCCGACATCCGGTGCCTTGTGGTGCGACACGTCACCGATCAGCAGGCGCGTCAGCGCGGTGATCGCGACGTAGAGCAGGAAGCGGATCGGCATGTGGTTGGTCTTGAAGTAGATCCCCACCATGGCGCCCAGCTCCAGGTAGATGAACAGCAGCAGGATGTCATCGACACTGGCACTGCCCTGACCCACCATTTCCAGAAAGGTCATCAGCGCGGCCCAGGCAGTCACGCCGCCGATGCCGAACAAGGCCAGGTAGTGGAACGACTCGACGCACAGATTGCCCAGCGAGTCGGCGGAGCCATGCAGGCCCTTGCGTAGCTTTTCAGCCCATTTGATGTTCACGATGTCCGGCTCCCGAGGTGACGGATGGAAAGGTACGTCCTGTCCATGACAGATGTAGCCATGCAGGCATGAGGCCAAGGCACTAGCCTGAGAAGACGACCGAGCGTCGCAGGGCACGTCGAGGCGCGGACGAAAGACACCTTCCGGCTTGCGCTGGAGGGATGAATGCGGAATACTGTATATAGATACAGCAATCTACAGACAGCGATAAAGGCATAGAGGTGATGAATGGCCGTCGAAGTGGTGTACCGCAGCAGTCGCGACCCGGAGCGTTTGTTCATGGATAAAGCCGAAGCAGATCGTCATGACAAGATGCTCGAACTGGCCGAGCGCCTGGCCGACGTGCTGCAAAAAGCCGTACCGTCGTTGAACGAGAAGCAGGTCGAAGAGGCCGGCATCTACATGGCCAAGCACCGGGACGTGTTCGCCCGGGCATTCAAGAGCCAGCCGGATGCACTCGGCGAGTTGCTCGACAGCCCGGCCGACTGATCGAGTCGGGGCGCACGCGTGAGATCAGAAGCGCCCGTGCCCGTTTACTAGACGAACCGGGTCGAGACTGCGCTGCGGGGTCGCTGTCGAGCATGACCGAAGATCACTCGGTCGAAGTCCTGACCAAAGGCACGTCAATGGGCTAGTTCGGTCACTCGGGGCCGAATTGTTGACGGTACTGGTTGGGACTCACGCCAATACGCTCACAGAACACCTTGCGCATGTACTTGGCAGTGCAAAAGCCACATCGCGTCGCGATGGTCTTGAGGGGAAGATGTGTGCCCTCCAGCAGCCTTCGTGCATGATCGATTCGAGCGTTCTGTACAAACTGCATCGGCGTCAGGCCAGTCTCCCGCTGAAACGCCCTGGCGAAGTTTCTCGAGCTCATCGCGACCCTGTCAGCCATCGATTGCACCGAATACTGTTGTTCGATGTGATCGACCACGTAGGCCTGAACCTTGGCTATGGGTGAACCATCTCTGGTCACGGACGCCAACAGGGGACCAAACTGGGTCTGCCCTCCCTGCCGCTTCATCACGACGAGCAAGACCTTGGCCACTTCCAGGGCCAGTTCTTTCCCATGGTCTTCAGCGATGATCGCCAGGGCCATGTCGATGCCCGCCGTGATGCCCCCTGAGGTGATCAGATTGCGGTCAACAACATAGATCTGCTCACTTTCGACTTTCGCGTCGGGATGTCGCTGGGCCAGTCTGCCGATGTAGTTCCAGTGAGTGGTACAGCGATAACCATCCAGAAGACCTGCCCTGCCCAGCAGGAACGCCCCGGTGCAGATGGCTCCGAAACGCTTGGCATTTCGCGCCGCGTCGGGAAGCCACGCTTGAATGGCAGGATGAGGGTCGTCGTAAGCACCTGGCCCGCCAGGAACCAGCAAGAGATCCAGATCACTCGGCGCTTGGGTCAACACACAATCGGCCTTGACCTGAAGCCCACAGGAGCTTCGAATCAATCCGTCCTCAACCCCGAGTGTCAGAATGCGATACCGTCTTCCCTCAGGAAGGAAACGGTTCGCCACTGCAAAGGCATCCACTGGCCCCGTGATATCCAGCATCAAAACGCCATCAAACAATACCATTGCAATCGTTTTGGCTGTCTTGCCTACTTGCATGTTACGCCGCCTGCACAGGAGCCGTTGAAATACAGCTTCAAACTTTGAATGAGGTCATGAAGTCGCTGCGGCGATAGACACTCGCAGCGCCCCGCATTGGCGCTAAAATAACACTCCTTCCTGCAGAAATGACCTGATTGTCTCTGGGGAAATACCAGATGGCATGCAGTACTTGTCGTTGCCTGGTGCGTTCACCTTTCCTTCAGCGTAGGCCTGCCCGTTGGTAACGGCACCTGTCCTGGCCACACCCTTGGAAGTAGGTTTAATAAGTCTTAAGCAGGCGCTCAGGACTTTGCACATGGACAGTCGCCACACTCTCCCGTACTGAAATGGGGGAGTCGTCATGCGCTATCAAGAAGCCGTTCGGTCTGAATCGATCACTCATCGACCTATTCCATCATGTGCTGGACTCGATGAAGCGCCTCTTCGAATCACGCCAACCGATTTTGCGTGGCAGCGTCCAACTTCAGCACCGGCAAGCCCGTGGCGCAATGTACGAAAAGCGCCCCCGGGTTCGCTCGCACCTCATCAGCTGCAGCAGGCGACCGACCTATTGCTGGCCAACCTGAATGGGCCCATGGGGATCATCGAAATTGCCCGTGCCTGTCACCTCACCCGCAG
It encodes the following:
- a CDS encoding transporter, whose translation is MPLPRTPCLPALLFATSLVLTVPAVQAAETRTYHIAAGGLEDALNQFGRQSGVLIAYGSALTQGLLSPGLEGTYEVAAGLEALLRGSGLQAQPNAGGYTLEPARAPVAGAPLELGTSTVVGDWLGDARQDRVFEHAGARDVIRREEFQRSGAATARDVLDRMPGVNAPENNGTGGHDLALNFGIRGLNPRLASRSTVLMDGIPVPFAPYGQPQLSLAPISLGNMDAVDVVRGGGAVRYGPQNVGGIVNFVTRAIPEAPTLKASMTNRISPSSSHDGFKNTANLLAGGTNDNGLGGALLYSGTRGGDWREHSDTQIDDLILKSALQLDEANSLHAMAQYYEGEADMAGGLSKADFDADPYQSTRPKDKFWGRRTLFNVGYDYRQDDRQFSVNSFFTKTLRSGYLDQGNFVSLSPREYWVRGLETRFSQGIALGDSWHELGVGYRYVNESGHELRFREAPGADLPTTASRNDRDTRGHTEAHAVYLDDRIDIGRWTLTPGIRYEMIDSEQNNALSGRRYQGDYTTALPALNVLYHLSERWNLYANTEGSFGSVQYSQMPNRVSSGEVKPEKARTWEIGTRYDSGDLQAELGLFLINFDNQYESNQTNDSVIARGETRHQGLETRVRYALDGLDPRLAGFDVHASYAFVDARIREDGPNKGNRVPFSSRHKGDLGVGYSEGPWQANLDVSFQDGQFADNANTRAESADGSTGRIPGYMLASTRVAYDFGPELSNLNVALGVKNLFNREYYTRSFDDNNKGKYVGEPRTLYLQTSVEF
- a CDS encoding ribosomal subunit interface protein — encoded protein: MQIQVNSSNQIEGGIRLNDWVTSTLQSALERYEEDLTRIEVHLSDENGGKSGADDKRCQLEARPKGHQPISVTHNAPSLELAIDGAAEKLDHALEHLYGKLRDKRAVPELIEDPDLKDPEDAEELEGLQDLQDQEEAKASKA
- a CDS encoding phosphate-starvation-inducible protein PsiE, which translates into the protein MNIKWAEKLRKGLHGSADSLGNLCVESFHYLALFGIGGVTAWAALMTFLEMVGQGSASVDDILLLFIYLELGAMVGIYFKTNHMPIRFLLYVAITALTRLLIGDVSHHKAPDVGLLYLCGGILLLAFSILVVRYASYRYPSARVLDAHGKDLDDGK
- a CDS encoding AraC family transcriptional regulator is translated as MQVGKTAKTIAMVLFDGVLMLDITGPVDAFAVANRFLPEGRRYRILTLGVEDGLIRSSCGLQVKADCVLTQAPSDLDLLLVPGGPGAYDDPHPAIQAWLPDAARNAKRFGAICTGAFLLGRAGLLDGYRCTTHWNYIGRLAQRHPDAKVESEQIYVVDRNLITSGGITAGIDMALAIIAEDHGKELALEVAKVLLVVMKRQGGQTQFGPLLASVTRDGSPIAKVQAYVVDHIEQQYSVQSMADRVAMSSRNFARAFQRETGLTPMQFVQNARIDHARRLLEGTHLPLKTIATRCGFCTAKYMRKVFCERIGVSPNQYRQQFGPE